From the Gadus chalcogrammus isolate NIFS_2021 chromosome 15, NIFS_Gcha_1.0, whole genome shotgun sequence genome, one window contains:
- the LOC130405075 gene encoding uncharacterized protein LOC130405075, producing MMLLRVIVSPQEIRRVTLQEVPPSVDELCLVLGNTLGLRGKFLLQFEDPDFGNELCNLTDIKDLPTERATLKVLFTFSEPVSDSTLDTASLSSQNSASPEPPGSGDSSEWPDHFVISDFSHDVEFQLRVANDAYAKDGAVMVISKSVKSEILDRLADSITRITCYPSKDNLESVAKALVEKHPCLREPGSGKGWYCWRFSLIFKMGNYRQRMMAAGCPEVLVNKRKRKGNTKPVKKAKKGEINYLPEPPDGQSTVKSEKDRETMLLEVQKREPDLHLLDELMTATFSQRRQEIIGDEPLISAVKDRWPALFSERQLIAEFSRIVTKDLLESFLDGLDALVPGVLQMYGEAAASGRSVRLSSVLSCLQKEDTNQNKRAAVLLGLPCYLAEDSSDIIRMCDAHGETLDVLMSGMQVGLLIGHEGPLHDAFPLDVFNVALVVEEKIILHDLRDVSTGFAMLLGAIYCLNLEYPRNMKYSFEFLQRVVMNIKPEQCSPRIHGLRNKLLRYRM from the exons ATGATGCTTCTCAGAGTCATCGTCTCACCTCAGGAAATAAGACGTGTCACCCTACAGGAGGTTCCCCCATCAGTTGATGAGTTATGTCTAGTTCTGGGCAACACTCTGGGCCTCCGTGGGAAGTTCCTTTTACAGTTTGAAGATCCAGACTTTGGGAATGAGCTCTGCAATTTGACAGACATCAAGGACCTACCAACTGAACGAGCCACACTGAAAGTTCTGTTCACGTTTTCTGAACCAGTTTCTGACTCGACATTAGATACTGCAAGCCTTAGTTCCCAGAATAGTGCAAGCCCCGAGCCCCCTGGTAGTGGTGATTCTTCAGAATGGCCTGATCACTTTGTTATTTCAGATTTCTCCCATGACGTTGAGTTTCAGCTGAGGGTAGCAAATGATGCCTATGCCAAGGATGGAGCTGTGATGGTCATCTCAAAGAGTGTGAAGAGTGAAATACTGGACAGACTGGCTGATAGCATAACCAGAATCACTTGCTATCCAAGTAAAGACAATTTAGAAAGCGTAGCCAAAGCTCTTGTTGAAAAGCATCCTTGTCTCAGGGAGCCGGGTTCAGGTAAAGGATGGTACTGCTGGAGATTCAGCCTGATATTCAAGATGGGCAATTACCGTCAGAGGATGATGGCAGCTGGATGCCCTGAAGTTCttgtaaataaaagaaaaagaaagggaaACACCAAGCCAGTCAAGAAGGCAAAAAAGGGAGAGATCAACTACTTACCAGAGCCACCTGATGGACAAAGTACTGTTAAATCAGAGAAGGATCGTGAGACCATGCTTTTGGAAGTGCAGAAGAGAGAGCCAGATTTGCACCTGCTCGATGAATTGATGACTGCAACATTCTCCCAGCGAAGACAAGAGATCATTGGTGACGAGCCACTCATTTCTGCAGTCAAGGACAGATGGCCTGCATTGTTTAGTGAGAGACAG CTCATTGCTGAGTTCAGTAGAATCGTCACCAAAGACCTGCTGGAGTCATTCCTGGATGGACTTGATGCCTTGGTGCCAGGTGTTCTACAGATGTACGGAGAAGCTGCTGCATCAGGCAGGAGTGTGCGCCTGAGCAGTGTTCTCAGTTGTCTTCAAAAGGAG GACACGAACCAAAACAAAAGAGCAGCTGTCCTACTTGGTCTTCCATGCTACCTTGCAGAAGATTCCTCTGACATAATCAGGATGTGTGAT GCTCATGGTGAAACCCTTGACGTGCTAATGAGCGGGATGCAAGTTGGACTGTTGATTGGACACGAAGGCCCTCTGCATGATGCATTTCCATTGGATGTTTTCAACGTGGCTCTGGTAGTAGAGGAGAAGATTATCCTACATGACCTCCGAGATGTGTCCACAGGCTTTGCCATGTTACTGGGTGCAATCTACTGCCTAAACCTTGAGTACCCACGTAATATGAAGTATTCTTTTGAGTTCCTTCAGAGGGTTGTCATGAACATTAAACCGGAACAATGTTCACCCAGAATCCATGGACTCAGAAATAAACTGCTTAGATATCGCATGTAA